The nucleotide sequence AACGTTAGCAATTGAGTGCCGGATATGAAGCAGACCATCACCTTGATCTTTGATTTCGACGGAACACTGGCGGATACCGTGCGGCTGGCTCACGGTATATTCAACCGGCTTTCCCCGCATTTCGGCTACAAACCGATTGATTACTCTGAAATTGAAGCACTGCGAACCAAAACATTGCATGAATTTTTGCGACATGCGGGCATCCCCTTCTGGAAAGTTCCATCACTGGCCATGCGCGCGCGACATGAAATGCTTCATGATATAACATCGGTCGAGCCACCCGAAGGCTTAAGCGACACCCTGCGAAAGCTGCATGCCTGCGGGCGCTACTCGCTGGGAATCATCACATCCAATGCGCGCGATAATGTCATCAAATTTCTGCAACACCATAATTTGGATACACTGTTTGACCACATCCAGACAACCACCAGTGTTTTGAGCAAAAAACGACGCGTCAAATCCTTTGTCAAAAAGCTGGATCTGGATCGTTCCAAGGTCTTCTATGTCGGAGATACCACAGTGGATATTGACAGTGCTCACAAGGCCGGAGTCAATATCATTTCGGTGAGCTGGGGATTTAATTCTGAAAGCCGCCTGAAAGCCGCAAAACCCGACTACCTGATTACCCGGCCTGAACAGTTGCTTGACATTTTTCCCGCCTAGAAAGCCCATCGCTTACTTAAACAAGGACTGCCTCATGGAATACAAACTGATCGATACGAAAGAGCAGTTAACCCAGGTAAAACTATGTGGACGCATGGATGTGCTGGGCGTAAAACAAGTCGAAAACGCCTTTACCGAGCATATTGCGACCCCCGGTAAACCATGCATTATCGACATGGAAAACGTTTCATTCCTTTCCTCGCTCGGACTGCGGCTGATCTTACAAACACTCAGAACATTACAAAAATCCGGTGCCTTCATCATTCTGGTCAAACCCCAGCCCATGATCTGCGATGTTATCGATATGGCTGGAATGACATCGATGATTCCTATCGCCAAAACGGTACAAGAGGCAGAAACAGCGATACGCTCTTCCACTTGATTGACGTGTCTGCAACAGGAACCAATATGCAGTTACTTAGCTCAGCGTTCACAATACTGTTCACACTTATAGGAGCCAGTTTCTTTATGCTTTGCGCCAATGCCGAAAATCACTGCATATACAATCTCGCATCGCCCGACGCCATCTACTCACTGCCTGATCCGCTGCGTGAGATATCGGCACTGGCATATGTGGATTCAGAGTCACTGATCTGCGTTCAGGATGAAGACGGAACCCTATTCACCTTTAACCCCGAAACAAAACGAATCACGAAAACACAGCCATTTGACAAAAAAGGAGATTACGAAGGCATTGCAAAAGTGGGCAGCACAATATATGTCCTGCGCAGTGATGGAGACCTGTTTGAGATCACCGACTATTCGTCCGAAAAACCCCATACCACACGCTACAAAACAGGAATCCCCGCCAAAAATAACGAGGGACTCTGCCATGATCCAACAAAAGACAGACTCTTAATCGCAGCCAAAAGTAAAAGCGGAAAGGGCACGGCCTTCAACGATAAACGAATGGTTTACGCATTCAGCCTGAAAACAAAAAAGACATCCGAAAAACCAGTGATCACGTTTGATCTCCAAGATATCACACAATTCCTGCAGAATGCCGGCATCAACATTCCCCAGAAGAAAAAAAAGAAGCACGGCAACATCCTGTCATTCACGCCTTCCGCAATCGGCATACATCCTTCCACAGGAGATCTTTATGTTCTATCGGGATCAAGCCGTTTCCTTTTTGTATTCAATATGGAAGGTGCCATCCTATACGCAAACAATCTTGATCACACCCTGTTCAATCAGGCCGAAGGCATCACCTTTTCTCCCTCCGGCGACATGTTTATTTCCAACGAAGCCAGGAACGGGAAACCCGCAACCATTCTACTCTTCAAAAATCAGTCGCAACAAGCCGGAATCAGGCAGGATGACACATCAAAGCGACCAACGCATAGCGACAACATTTTCCAGTAAACACAAACACTGAAAATCGCAAAAAGGCCACCCGGAAAATTCCCGCAACCAAACATAGCGGATCACCCACAACAGGAACCCAGCTAAAGAATAGCGACCAGGAACCAAATTTATCATATACTCCCTTCGCGCGGTTCAGCTGGCGATCATCCATCCGCAGCATCTTATGAATAACAAAATCTGAGCCCCATCGCCCGATCAGCAGCGTCGTACATGCCCCTAAATAATTTCCAACACTGGCCACTGCCACACTACCCACAGGAGAAAACCCATTCAAAATCATCACCACCAGCAGCCATTCCGATCCAATGGGAAGAACCGTCGATGCTAAGAAACTCAGCAGGAACAACAAAGGATAACCTGAGCCATCAAATAACGCACTAATTAAATCCATTGCTTCATGACCCTACATCACGTATCGCGTACATCGTCGGCCAACCACCTTTGACCCTGCGCCGTCCTACACGTCGCCTCGGACCGAAATAATCACGATGTTCTTCAAAGAACGCCTCAACAAATCCACTGCTCCCCAAAACTTGGCCATCAGTAAAATATCGACATCGAGCCAACAGCTGCGGCACAGGATAACGAGATGACTTCTGCTGACAATACAGCAAAATCTCTTCAGAATATTTCCCCACAGTGTCCGCCCAGTCACGACAACCCTCCACTCCAAATGCCAGACCCTTTTGCGCCATAATTTCCATCAGTCCCTTTTGTGCAGTGTCCGAACCTATCACCGCATCCCCCAAACCGCAAAAACGATACAATGATGGATCGGGTACTATGCAGGCCCGAACCGGATTCATCTCAATATACGCCGCCACAATGCATAAAACCTCCCCGTCCACCAACACACTTTTAAAACGTTCCTCCCACAACGTCCCCTTCCTGCCATGCGATCGATTGTACCAAAAAGAGAAACGATGCTTCACCGTCTTCATAAATTCACTGATATCATGCATACGACGACGATAGCGACTCTTATCCTCCTCCACCGCCGCGTCATTCCCCATCGCCATCCAATCTGCCCAGCGCATCCCGATCTCCGCCATTTCCTCATCAGAATACAATGCCCGCATACGTCTCAGCAATTCGTCCTCACCCACCTCAGTGCTCCGATCCGGTTCCTCCAGCAACAAGTGAATATGGTTTGTCATCAGCGCATACGTTAGTACCCGAACTCCGGTAAACCCCTCCACACGTCGAATCAACGAAAGCATGTGCTTCTTTTCCTCCTCACCCAGCAACATCTGCCGCCCCACCACTCGTGTAATACAGTGGTAATAAGCCTGCTCGTCCCGTTTGATCCTTCGTCTTCTCATGCGTATACAATCCCATACATTCCTCCTATGTCAACCACGAATATCTTTATTGTGCCTGTCACTTATATCATCCCCTATCACTGGTTTTATACCGCACAACTACGGGGCTTATACCATGCCAGCCCCGCGTAGAGATTAATGACGGGGATGTCATCGCCCCATATATTGCGCATGGTCTCGGTCATCTGCTGCTGAAAATAATCAGTGGAAAGAACAACACAATCAGGGCGTGATATCTCTGCAGGTCGACGTATTACAATACCTTGCAGCGAACATCGCAAAGGATGATCATCAAGAATCACGTCGATTCTCGGCATATGAATTTCAGCCCGGCATGCCTTCTCTATAAGCTTAAGCAAGCGCCGCGTGTGCTGACCTGCACCATAAAGCGCAATTGATTCATACTTCAATGCCGCATTTTGCAGGCGTTCGATTACTAGCTGTTCCAACAAAAGGTCTTCCCGCTGCACTGCTTGCACGCCCCATTTCGGATACGGCTCTAACTCTAAAATCCACCGCTCCATTCCATCCACCGCTACAGCAGCGGCATAACCACGATGATAGGCCAGACGCTGAATAAGCGCGCCACGTTTTATCGACGCAGGATCATTCCCATGCACCGCCGAGGTCACTGCTTCAGACAACGATTCAGCAGATGAAACAATCACGCCGGCATCACGCCCATAAAAAGCAATGCCATCGGTTCCCTGTTTTTCAAAAAACAACGGGACATCCCAGAAAATGACCGGTTTATTCTGTAGCATGAATTCATAACAGGCACCGCTCACGTCGCCAACCAGTACATCTGCGGCAATAAAATAGTCCGTACTATCGCCCTCTACAAAGCGAATGTTTGGATACTGCTCCATCCATTCGCGTCCACGCGCACGCCAGTCACGTCCACCATGGGCAGCCATCGCATCTTTATTTTCCAAATTCACTGAAAGATGATGCAGACGTATGAGGACATTGACATCCAGGCTCGCCAGAGTCTGAACAATCGTTTCGCCCGCCTGTTCCAGTGACGCCTCCCTCTGAAACGTCGGCGCATACAACACCGTCGGACGCGCAGCATCTAGCTGAAACCCTTCTATAATTTCTGCTTTCCGGTCGGCTCCATTGATCATTGCATCGGTTTTCGGTACCCCCACAGGCTCAAAGCACAGGCCCCATTCCACTTCCGGATGAACGGCGTAATAATCCTCCCATGAACCGTGAAACATTTCCAACCCCGACGCCAGCAGCACATTGAAATAACCCAAGGGATGACCGATAAAATCGGCGGGGAATTTATTACGTTTGTCCGTCAACCCATGCGGCATGGCGATACGCGGAATATTGGCAGGTGACTGCACATCGCGAAACAATGGCCCCGGCGATCCAGGCAACACAGAGAACATAACATCGACACGCCTATCCCACGTCCAGTCATCAAAAGAACAGATCTCCGGTTCTCCCCCGTAAAATCCGTCACGCACCAGCTTTTCAAACCCCGTCACATCGGCCGTTGCACAAGCCAAAACAGCCGAATATCCCCGACGAAGCCATTCCCGTACGACCGGCGCAGCATGCTCCGCCAAGCCAAGATGACATTCCTCTACCAACAAGACCCATGCGTTCTGCTGCATCATTCTGCCTCAGCGTTTCCTTTTTTGGCATTAAAAAAATACTGTTTTGTTCCACGAGACAGCTCACTTGGAACAGTAATG is from Spartobacteria bacterium and encodes:
- a CDS encoding HAD family hydrolase, producing the protein MKQTITLIFDFDGTLADTVRLAHGIFNRLSPHFGYKPIDYSEIEALRTKTLHEFLRHAGIPFWKVPSLAMRARHEMLHDITSVEPPEGLSDTLRKLHACGRYSLGIITSNARDNVIKFLQHHNLDTLFDHIQTTTSVLSKKRRVKSFVKKLDLDRSKVFYVGDTTVDIDSAHKAGVNIISVSWGFNSESRLKAAKPDYLITRPEQLLDIFPA
- a CDS encoding anti-sigma factor antagonist; the encoded protein is MEYKLIDTKEQLTQVKLCGRMDVLGVKQVENAFTEHIATPGKPCIIDMENVSFLSSLGLRLILQTLRTLQKSGAFIILVKPQPMICDVIDMAGMTSMIPIAKTVQEAETAIRSST
- a CDS encoding DedA family protein; the encoded protein is MDLISALFDGSGYPLLFLLSFLASTVLPIGSEWLLVVMILNGFSPVGSVAVASVGNYLGACTTLLIGRWGSDFVIHKMLRMDDRQLNRAKGVYDKFGSWSLFFSWVPVVGDPLCLVAGIFRVAFLRFSVFVFTGKCCRYALVALMCHPA
- a CDS encoding transposase; protein product: MRRRRIKRDEQAYYHCITRVVGRQMLLGEEEKKHMLSLIRRVEGFTGVRVLTYALMTNHIHLLLEEPDRSTEVGEDELLRRMRALYSDEEMAEIGMRWADWMAMGNDAAVEEDKSRYRRRMHDISEFMKTVKHRFSFWYNRSHGRKGTLWEERFKSVLVDGEVLCIVAAYIEMNPVRACIVPDPSLYRFCGLGDAVIGSDTAQKGLMEIMAQKGLAFGVEGCRDWADTVGKYSEEILLYCQQKSSRYPVPQLLARCRYFTDGQVLGSSGFVEAFFEEHRDYFGPRRRVGRRRVKGGWPTMYAIRDVGS